One window of Flavobacterium dauae genomic DNA carries:
- the pdxA gene encoding 4-hydroxythreonine-4-phosphate dehydrogenase PdxA encodes MFKKDENIILGISIGDMNGIGPEVILKTFEDPRMMELCTPVVFGNAKLLSFIKKIINCTTNIHGIDSLDQIQKGKFNVLNLWKEGVNLDFGKLDDTIGKYAIKSFIAATKALKNNEIDALVTAPINKYNIQSEDFQFPGHTDYLDKELEGNALMFMVSEDIKVGLVTDHLPIQEVSQNITPDLIKKKVRTINQSLIQDFNVIKPRIALLGLNPHSGDNGIIGNEEQTFINNTVKELFDENIIVYGPYSADAFFGSEQFRNFDAVVACYHDQGLIPFKTLTFGTGVNYTAGLDRIRTSPDHGTAYDIAGKGIADFTSFKNAVYTALDIYKNKNEYLQSTANPLKVSTI; translated from the coding sequence ATGTTTAAAAAAGATGAAAATATAATATTAGGTATTTCTATTGGTGATATGAACGGCATTGGTCCTGAAGTTATTTTAAAAACGTTTGAAGACCCACGAATGATGGAATTATGCACACCGGTGGTTTTTGGAAATGCCAAGTTATTATCGTTTATAAAAAAGATAATTAACTGCACAACCAACATACACGGAATTGATTCGTTAGATCAAATCCAAAAAGGCAAATTCAATGTTTTAAATCTTTGGAAAGAAGGAGTTAATTTAGACTTTGGAAAGTTAGACGACACCATTGGTAAATATGCCATAAAATCGTTTATAGCTGCTACTAAGGCTTTAAAAAACAACGAAATTGACGCTTTGGTTACTGCACCTATCAACAAATACAACATACAATCTGAAGATTTTCAATTTCCAGGTCATACTGATTATCTAGATAAAGAGTTAGAAGGAAATGCTTTAATGTTCATGGTTAGCGAAGATATAAAAGTAGGATTGGTAACAGACCACCTACCCATACAAGAAGTATCGCAAAACATTACGCCCGACTTAATCAAGAAAAAAGTACGCACCATAAACCAATCACTAATTCAGGATTTTAATGTAATTAAACCACGAATTGCCTTGTTGGGATTAAATCCGCACAGTGGCGACAACGGTATTATTGGCAACGAAGAACAAACGTTTATTAACAACACCGTAAAAGAATTGTTCGATGAAAACATTATTGTTTACGGCCCGTATTCTGCCGATGCCTTTTTTGGCTCAGAACAATTCAGAAATTTCGATGCTGTTGTAGCATGTTATCACGATCAAGGATTAATTCCGTTTAAAACCTTAACTTTTGGTACAGGTGTAAACTATACTGCCGGTTTAGACAGAATTCGCACGTCGCCAGATCATGGTACAGCATATGATATTGCAGGAAAAGGAATTGCCGATTTCACCTCATTTAAAAATGCGGTGTACACAGCTTTAGATATTTATAAAAATAAAAACGAGTATTTGCAAAGTACAGCAAACCCATTAAAGGTTTCAACTATTTAA
- a CDS encoding SulP family inorganic anion transporter, with amino-acid sequence MKKNIKAELSQNFASGLVVFLVALPLCLGIALASGAPPLSGVIAGIIGGIVIGSLSNSNISVSGPAAGLTAIVLTAITDLGAFELFLCAGIVAGLIQLILGFIRAGSISNYFPNNVIEGMLAGIGIIIIWTQIPHALGFDKENFSNETLFDNGFNINYFSELFSSIHPGAIVVTMVSIAILLAWDYIPSLKKLKMLPGALVAVVAGILLNQLFIVSGGSLAISSEHLVTLPIPTSADDFKNLIAIPNFAGFTNPQVWIAGATIAIVASIETLLCIEASDRLDVKRRITDTNLELKAQGIGNLASALIGGLPITSVVVRSSTNANAGASSKVSSIIHGCLLLICVLSIPFILNMIPLATLASVLILVGYKLAKPATFKHFWHKGKYQFIPFVATVLAIVFTDLLKGVGIGLAISIFYILQGNMKRAYYLSREKLNDTDEFTIKLSEEVSFLNKAAIKKTLKNVKPGSKVTIDAKSTSYITTDVLEMIQDFANVRAKENNIEVALIGFKTSYRDYENDQDSHISITHRRAM; translated from the coding sequence ATGAAAAAAAATATTAAGGCAGAGTTGTCTCAAAACTTTGCATCTGGTTTGGTAGTGTTTTTAGTTGCATTACCACTATGTTTGGGTATTGCTTTAGCTTCGGGAGCACCACCTTTATCGGGAGTTATTGCCGGCATTATCGGCGGAATCGTTATTGGATCTTTAAGTAATTCAAACATTTCGGTTTCGGGACCCGCAGCAGGATTAACAGCTATTGTTTTAACTGCAATTACCGATTTAGGTGCATTTGAACTTTTTTTATGTGCCGGAATTGTTGCCGGATTAATACAATTGATCTTAGGATTTATCCGTGCCGGAAGCATCTCTAACTATTTTCCTAACAATGTAATTGAAGGAATGCTGGCTGGTATTGGTATCATTATTATTTGGACACAAATTCCACACGCCTTAGGCTTTGATAAAGAAAATTTTAGTAATGAAACTTTATTTGATAACGGTTTCAATATAAATTATTTCAGCGAATTGTTTTCGTCAATTCATCCGGGGGCTATTGTAGTAACCATGGTATCTATTGCCATATTATTGGCTTGGGATTACATTCCATCACTAAAAAAACTAAAAATGCTACCCGGCGCATTGGTTGCTGTAGTTGCAGGTATTTTGTTAAACCAATTGTTTATTGTAAGCGGTGGCTCATTAGCAATTAGCTCTGAACATTTGGTTACATTGCCGATACCAACAAGTGCCGACGATTTTAAAAACCTGATTGCGATACCGAATTTTGCAGGATTTACCAACCCACAAGTATGGATTGCCGGTGCTACCATTGCTATTGTTGCATCAATTGAAACATTACTTTGCATTGAAGCGTCGGACAGATTAGATGTTAAACGTAGAATTACAGACACTAACTTAGAATTAAAAGCACAAGGAATCGGAAACCTAGCAAGTGCATTAATCGGCGGATTGCCAATAACATCGGTTGTTGTACGCAGTTCGACAAATGCTAATGCAGGTGCCTCCTCAAAAGTTTCATCAATTATTCACGGATGTTTATTATTAATTTGCGTATTATCTATTCCGTTTATTTTAAATATGATTCCTTTAGCAACTTTAGCATCCGTTTTAATTTTAGTAGGATACAAACTGGCAAAACCGGCAACCTTTAAACATTTTTGGCACAAAGGCAAATACCAGTTTATACCGTTTGTAGCTACGGTGTTAGCAATTGTTTTTACCGATTTATTAAAAGGAGTTGGAATTGGATTGGCTATATCTATTTTTTATATCTTACAAGGAAATATGAAAAGAGCCTACTATTTAAGTCGTGAAAAACTAAATGACACTGACGAGTTTACCATTAAATTATCCGAAGAGGTTTCGTTCTTAAACAAAGCCGCTATTAAAAAAACATTAAAAAATGTAAAACCGGGTTCTAAAGTTACTATCGACGCAAAATCAACCTCTTACATTACCACCGATGTTTTAGAAATGATTCAGGATTTTGCCAACGTACGTGCAAAAGAAAACAACATAGAAGTAGCATTAATTGGCTTTAAAACATCGTACCGCGATTACGAAAACGATCAAGATTCTCACATATCAATTACCCACAGAAGGGCAATGTAA
- a CDS encoding carbonic anhydrase yields MCNDLKQSFNKIIEGNKEWMDFVKNDTSGRFEQLAKGQNPEILWIGCADSRVPANELTGTKPGEVFVHRNIANVCVHSDMNMLSVLDYAVNVLRVKHIIVAGHYGCGGVAAALSRNQFGIIDNWLSHIKDIYRLHAEKIDAINDPEKKADRLVELNVEEQVFNLCTSSIVQNAWKNGQPLAVHGMVINIASGELIDQNCTFTSNDSLGKVFSFK; encoded by the coding sequence ATGTGTAACGATTTAAAACAAAGCTTCAACAAAATTATTGAAGGCAACAAAGAATGGATGGATTTTGTTAAAAACGATACCTCTGGGCGTTTTGAACAACTGGCAAAAGGTCAAAATCCTGAAATTTTATGGATTGGCTGTGCAGACAGCCGGGTGCCCGCAAACGAATTAACAGGCACTAAACCCGGAGAGGTTTTTGTTCACAGAAACATTGCCAACGTTTGCGTACACTCTGATATGAATATGCTTTCGGTTTTAGATTATGCCGTAAACGTTTTAAGAGTAAAACATATTATTGTTGCCGGACATTATGGTTGTGGTGGTGTTGCCGCGGCTTTAAGCAGAAATCAGTTTGGCATTATTGATAACTGGTTGTCTCACATAAAAGATATATACAGATTACACGCCGAAAAAATTGATGCCATTAACGACCCCGAGAAAAAAGCAGACCGCTTGGTAGAATTAAATGTTGAAGAACAGGTTTTTAACCTTTGTACTTCGTCTATCGTTCAAAATGCGTGGAAAAACGGGCAACCGCTTGCCGTACACGGTATGGTAATCAATATTGCATCGGGCGAATTAATCGACCAAAACTGTACCTTTACCAGCAATGACAGTTTAGGTAAGGTATTTTCTTTTAAATAA
- a CDS encoding DUF2723 domain-containing protein produces the protein MLTINFKKWNTITGWIAFLIALTVYTLTLEPTVSFWDAGEYIATSAKLEVGHPPGAPLFQMIGAFAAMFATAPNKIAAMVNMVSALSSAFAVLFMFWSATNILLKVVKIGTESITNNTVIAVLGSCLIGALTFTFSDTFWFSAVETEVYAMATFMLALLLWLGLRWIDAIDEPRGNKWLLLIALVVGMSFGVHFMALLAIPSIGYLYYFKRYPQVTIKNFIIANILVVAILLFVFGFVLPYTMIFFGKSEIFFVNSIGLPFNSGTIIAFAIVVSLFVFGLKITREKQKQFANTLILSILFMFIGFSCWLMLPIRANTQIPINENKPSDAAELLAYYNREQYGSRSLFYDTYFTVKYGGELDPSEPYKDGKVDYERDYTTGKYIVLNDGKNAEQNYSPRFKGFLPRLWDPPMAANYMTYTKPLDFKLKPEYASDPEAIETVSQLKAQVQSGRMSMREYDDILRQMSEYIDIEKPGFIDNMSFMFNYQFGYMYTRYLMWNFAGRQNDIQGYNDRMNGNWISGIKFLDEIRLGSQENLTSDMLNNKGRNVYYMLPFILGLFGFVFHYRKDPKTFYVLLALFLFTSFALKIFLNERPFEPRERDYAVVGSFMVFAIWVGYGVYAIYEFLANKVNAKIALPLVLGVTFLASPVLMAKENWNDHDRSEKYTALALGRAYLDSLEPNAIIFTIGDNDTFPLWYLQEVEGYRTDVRVVCSTLLQAEWYIDQMKVKSYESEALKIRFNHRQYSGENLYYSAITPSIDERFDINTILEFIASDDPRAKIETENGMLVTRIPTNKFSLPVNKDKILKNGIVSQKYANEIVSEIPIDVNISAITRQRLIMLEIVASNNWDRPIYFTGGAISDEDFLWMKDYLQLNGLVYKLVPVKAERQYNYHPLYIGSIDTDKMYKTVTNWYWGNFGSPNIYHDPETRKNAMSFRINMTRLAEELIEEGKMDKAKNIVDLAMKNFPIEYYIPNDRNGSYFTVEPFADLYYILGENKKAAELATKLFIKAEEDLNFYKGMKLNEQQEYVMDIIAAFETAYRIIDNCELHKDTSTVATLNKRIAPFEKYFNRYLSAYKQQQAEAAQMEQQQREMIEDSVTQTVDSVEQ, from the coding sequence ATGTTGACAATCAATTTTAAAAAATGGAATACCATTACCGGTTGGATTGCATTTTTAATTGCCCTAACAGTTTATACTTTAACTTTAGAACCTACCGTTAGTTTTTGGGACGCCGGCGAATACATTGCAACTTCGGCTAAATTAGAAGTAGGGCATCCGCCCGGTGCACCGTTGTTTCAAATGATTGGTGCTTTTGCTGCTATGTTTGCCACAGCACCCAATAAAATTGCAGCAATGGTTAATATGGTATCGGCTTTATCAAGTGCCTTTGCTGTGTTGTTTATGTTTTGGTCTGCTACCAATATTCTATTAAAAGTAGTTAAAATTGGTACAGAAAGCATTACAAACAATACCGTAATTGCTGTTTTAGGAAGCTGTTTAATTGGTGCGTTAACTTTTACTTTTTCTGATACTTTTTGGTTTAGTGCTGTAGAAACCGAGGTTTATGCAATGGCAACTTTTATGCTGGCTTTATTACTTTGGCTGGGTTTACGCTGGATTGATGCTATTGACGAACCACGTGGTAACAAATGGTTGTTACTGATTGCTTTAGTTGTGGGTATGTCTTTCGGTGTGCATTTTATGGCATTGCTGGCAATACCATCAATTGGTTATTTATATTATTTTAAAAGATATCCGCAGGTTACCATTAAAAATTTCATTATTGCAAACATTTTAGTCGTTGCAATTTTGCTGTTCGTTTTTGGTTTTGTACTGCCTTACACGATGATTTTCTTCGGAAAATCAGAAATTTTCTTTGTCAATTCCATTGGGCTTCCGTTTAATTCAGGAACCATTATTGCTTTTGCCATTGTTGTTTCTTTGTTTGTTTTTGGATTGAAAATCACCCGCGAAAAACAAAAACAATTTGCAAATACATTGATTCTTTCTATATTGTTTATGTTTATTGGATTTTCGTGTTGGTTAATGTTGCCAATACGCGCCAATACGCAAATTCCAATCAACGAAAACAAGCCTTCGGATGCTGCCGAGTTATTGGCTTATTACAACCGGGAACAGTATGGTTCGCGTTCGTTGTTTTACGATACCTATTTTACTGTTAAATACGGTGGAGAATTAGATCCTTCGGAACCTTATAAAGACGGTAAAGTAGATTACGAACGTGATTATACTACCGGAAAATATATCGTGTTAAACGATGGAAAGAACGCAGAACAAAATTATTCGCCTCGATTCAAAGGCTTTTTGCCTCGTTTGTGGGATCCTCCAATGGCGGCAAACTATATGACTTATACCAAACCGCTCGATTTTAAATTGAAACCGGAATACGCATCAGATCCGGAGGCTATTGAAACAGTTTCGCAGTTAAAAGCACAGGTACAATCGGGTAGAATGTCTATGAGAGAGTACGACGATATTTTAAGACAAATGAGCGAGTATATCGATATTGAAAAACCGGGTTTTATAGATAATATGAGCTTTATGTTTAATTATCAGTTTGGTTATATGTACACCCGTTATTTGATGTGGAATTTTGCCGGACGCCAAAACGATATCCAGGGCTATAATGACCGAATGAACGGAAACTGGATTTCTGGTATTAAATTCTTAGATGAGATTCGTTTGGGCTCACAAGAAAACTTAACAAGCGATATGCTGAATAACAAAGGGCGAAACGTATATTATATGCTGCCGTTTATTTTAGGTTTGTTTGGCTTTGTGTTTCACTACCGCAAAGACCCCAAAACGTTTTATGTTTTGCTGGCATTGTTTTTATTTACCAGTTTCGCATTGAAGATCTTCCTGAATGAACGACCTTTTGAACCTCGTGAACGTGACTATGCCGTTGTAGGTTCGTTTATGGTTTTTGCTATTTGGGTAGGTTACGGTGTGTACGCCATTTATGAATTTTTAGCAAATAAAGTAAATGCAAAAATAGCCTTACCATTGGTTTTAGGTGTCACCTTTTTAGCATCGCCGGTATTAATGGCAAAAGAAAACTGGAACGATCACGACCGTTCCGAAAAATATACCGCATTAGCTTTAGGGCGAGCTTATTTGGATTCGTTAGAACCAAATGCCATTATTTTTACAATAGGCGATAACGATACCTTTCCGCTTTGGTATTTGCAGGAAGTAGAAGGTTACCGTACCGATGTTCGTGTGGTATGTAGTACATTATTGCAGGCAGAATGGTATATTGATCAAATGAAAGTGAAATCGTATGAATCAGAAGCACTGAAAATCCGTTTTAATCACCGCCAATATTCCGGAGAAAATCTGTATTATTCAGCAATTACTCCATCTATCGATGAGCGTTTTGATATCAATACCATTTTAGAATTTATTGCATCAGATGATCCGCGGGCTAAAATAGAAACAGAGAACGGAATGTTGGTTACACGTATTCCAACCAATAAATTCAGTCTTCCGGTTAATAAGGATAAGATACTTAAAAACGGTATTGTTTCACAAAAATATGCCAACGAAATTGTTTCTGAAATTCCAATTGATGTAAACATAAGTGCCATCACCCGTCAACGATTAATAATGTTGGAAATTGTGGCAAGCAACAATTGGGATCGCCCAATTTACTTTACTGGCGGAGCTATTTCTGATGAAGATTTCTTGTGGATGAAAGATTACTTGCAGTTAAACGGTTTGGTGTACAAACTGGTTCCTGTAAAAGCCGAACGCCAGTATAATTATCATCCGTTGTATATTGGTTCAATCGATACCGATAAAATGTACAAAACAGTAACCAATTGGTATTGGGGTAATTTTGGTAGCCCAAATATTTATCACGATCCCGAAACGCGTAAAAACGCTATGAGCTTTAGAATTAATATGACACGTTTAGCAGAGGAATTAATAGAAGAAGGAAAAATGGACAAAGCCAAAAATATTGTTGATTTGGCAATGAAAAATTTCCCGATTGAATATTACATTCCTAATGACAGAAACGGATCGTATTTTACAGTAGAACCTTTTGCCGATTTATATTATATATTAGGAGAAAACAAAAAGGCAGCAGAATTGGCAACTAAATTGTTTATTAAAGCCGAAGAAGATTTGAATTTCTACAAAGGAATGAAACTAAATGAACAACAAGAATATGTTATGGACATCATTGCGGCTTTTGAAACTGCTTACCGCATTATAGACAATTGCGAACTGCATAAAGACACTTCAACTGTTGCAACATTAAACAAGCGAATTGCACCATTTGAAAAATACTTTAACAGGTATTTAAGTGCATATAAACAGCAACAGGCTGAAGCAGCACAAATGGAACAGCAACAACGCGAAATGATAGAAGATTCTGTAACACAAACAGTAGATTCTGTAGAACAATAA
- a CDS encoding beta-ketoacyl-ACP synthase III, with protein MTKITAAITAVGKYVPDFVLSNQVLETMVDTNDEWITSRTGIKERRILKDKDKGTSFMAIKAAQDLISKTGLDPKEIDLVLMATTTPDMPVAATGVFVATQIGATNAFAYDLQAACSSFLYGLSTATSYVESGRYKKVLLIGADKMSSIIDYTDRATCIIFGDGAGAVLIEPNTEGLGFQDEILKSDGIGREFLKIEAGGSLLPPSAETVANKQHYVHQDGKTVFKYAVSGMADVSEQIMQRNNLTHDDINWLAPHQANKRIIDATANRMGLNEEKVLVNIHNYGNTTSATLPLLLADFEDQFKKGDNIILASFGGGFTWGAIYLKWAYTKK; from the coding sequence ATGACAAAAATAACAGCAGCCATAACAGCGGTTGGTAAATATGTACCAGATTTTGTGTTATCTAATCAAGTATTAGAAACAATGGTTGATACAAACGATGAATGGATCACCTCGAGAACAGGTATCAAAGAACGCCGAATTTTAAAAGATAAAGACAAAGGCACTTCTTTTATGGCAATTAAAGCCGCACAAGATTTAATTTCTAAAACAGGTTTAGATCCTAAAGAAATTGATTTAGTGTTAATGGCAACTACAACACCCGATATGCCCGTTGCAGCAACAGGCGTTTTTGTAGCTACACAAATTGGTGCAACCAATGCTTTTGCTTACGATTTGCAAGCTGCGTGTTCAAGCTTTTTATACGGCTTATCTACAGCAACTTCTTATGTAGAATCGGGCAGATACAAAAAAGTATTGTTAATTGGCGCAGACAAAATGTCTTCTATCATTGATTATACCGATCGTGCTACCTGTATTATTTTTGGCGATGGTGCCGGTGCGGTACTTATAGAACCAAATACAGAAGGTTTAGGTTTTCAAGACGAAATTTTAAAGAGTGACGGTATTGGTCGCGAATTTTTAAAGATTGAAGCTGGCGGATCTCTACTTCCTCCTTCTGCAGAAACCGTTGCAAACAAACAACATTACGTGCATCAAGACGGAAAAACGGTTTTTAAATACGCCGTTTCTGGTATGGCAGACGTTAGCGAACAAATTATGCAACGCAATAATTTAACGCACGACGATATTAACTGGTTAGCACCGCATCAGGCAAACAAACGCATTATAGATGCTACTGCAAACCGTATGGGCTTAAACGAAGAAAAAGTTTTGGTAAACATACACAACTACGGTAACACCACATCGGCAACCCTACCTTTACTTTTAGCCGATTTTGAAGATCAGTTTAAAAAAGGCGACAACATTATCTTAGCTTCGTTTGGAGGCGGATTTACCTGGGGTGCAATTTACCTTAAATGGGCTTACACAAAAAAATAA
- a CDS encoding riboflavin synthase, giving the protein MFTGIIETLGVIRKIENDQTNLHLYIESLFTSMLKIDQSVAHNGVCLTVVEINENTYKVTAIKETIDVTTIGFWKVGDIVNLERGMPLNDRLDGHIVQGHVDETAVITQIEEVGGSTYFSFEYSQKSKHVTIDKGSITVDGTSLTVVNSGTNTFSVAIIPFTLENTLFKTYKVGTKVNLEFDVIGKYVTKLMQVHLK; this is encoded by the coding sequence ATGTTTACAGGTATTATTGAAACTCTTGGAGTAATCCGTAAAATAGAAAACGATCAAACAAATCTACACCTATATATAGAAAGTTTGTTTACATCGATGTTAAAAATCGATCAAAGTGTGGCACATAACGGAGTGTGTTTAACGGTGGTTGAAATTAACGAAAATACGTACAAAGTTACTGCTATAAAAGAGACGATTGATGTTACTACAATTGGTTTTTGGAAGGTTGGTGATATTGTGAATTTAGAACGCGGAATGCCTTTGAATGACCGTTTAGACGGGCATATTGTGCAAGGACACGTTGATGAAACCGCCGTAATTACGCAAATTGAAGAAGTAGGGGGAAGTACTTATTTTAGTTTTGAGTATAGCCAAAAATCAAAACACGTAACCATTGATAAAGGATCAATAACCGTTGACGGAACTAGTTTAACAGTGGTAAATTCCGGAACAAATACGTTTAGCGTGGCAATTATTCCTTTTACATTAGAAAATACTTTGTTTAAAACCTATAAAGTGGGTACAAAAGTAAATTTAGAATTTGATGTAATTGGTAAATATGTAACCAAATTAATGCAGGTGCATTTAAAATAA
- a CDS encoding YceD family protein, whose amino-acid sequence MISEKDFLIQFSGLKLGTHQFEYHIENDFFNLFNYSEFNSTNIDVQVNLLKKTTMLELEFSHKGTVNVPCDITNEDFDLPIKGNLKLLVKFGEEFNNENEDLLILPHGEFQMNVAQYIYEMIALSVPYKRIHPDIAADYEEEEDSEDDLDFLDSDDLEMINEDDTDDDDLNDNETDENSDNNKDTDPRWDKLKQLLTDK is encoded by the coding sequence ATGATAAGTGAAAAAGATTTTTTAATCCAGTTTTCGGGATTAAAGTTAGGAACACATCAATTTGAATATCATATTGAAAACGATTTTTTTAATCTTTTCAATTACAGTGAATTCAACAGCACCAACATAGATGTTCAGGTCAACCTGCTAAAAAAGACAACTATGTTAGAACTAGAATTTTCACACAAAGGCACAGTAAATGTACCTTGCGATATTACCAACGAAGATTTTGATTTACCTATTAAAGGAAATTTAAAATTATTGGTGAAATTTGGCGAAGAATTTAATAACGAAAACGAAGATTTATTAATTTTGCCGCACGGAGAATTTCAAATGAATGTTGCACAATACATTTATGAAATGATCGCTTTATCGGTTCCGTACAAAAGGATACATCCCGATATTGCAGCAGATTATGAAGAGGAGGAAGATTCAGAAGACGACTTGGATTTCTTAGACAGCGATGACTTGGAAATGATAAACGAAGACGATACTGATGACGACGATTTAAACGATAATGAAACCGACGAAAATTCGGACAATAATAAAGATACAGACCCACGTTGGGACAAATTAAAACAACTATTAACGGATAAATAA
- the accB gene encoding acetyl-CoA carboxylase biotin carboxyl carrier protein: protein MDIREIQNLIKFVAKSGATEVKLEMDDIKITIKTTSENATVENGTYVQHIPVSVPQVQAAAPVAQPTETAAAPVAAANDDAKYITVKSPIIGTFYRKPSPDKPAFVEVGATVKTGDVLCVIEAMKLFNEIESEVSGKIVKVLVDDSSPVEFDQPLFLVDPS, encoded by the coding sequence ATGGACATCAGAGAAATTCAAAATTTAATCAAATTTGTAGCAAAATCAGGAGCTACCGAAGTAAAATTAGAAATGGATGATATTAAAATCACCATTAAAACAACTTCAGAAAACGCTACGGTAGAAAACGGAACGTACGTTCAACACATTCCGGTATCTGTACCACAAGTTCAGGCTGCTGCACCAGTTGCACAACCTACAGAAACTGCTGCTGCACCAGTTGCCGCTGCAAACGACGATGCTAAATACATCACGGTAAAATCTCCGATCATCGGAACATTCTACCGCAAACCATCACCAGACAAACCAGCTTTTGTTGAAGTAGGTGCTACTGTAAAAACAGGTGATGTTTTATGTGTGATCGAAGCAATGAAATTATTCAACGAAATTGAATCTGAAGTATCAGGAAAAATCGTTAAGGTTTTAGTTGATGATTCTTCTCCGGTAGAATTTGATCAACCATTATTTTTAGTAGATCCATCTTAA
- the rpmF gene encoding 50S ribosomal protein L32, producing the protein MAHPKRKTSKTRRDKRRTHYKAVAPTIGTCAVTGEAHLMHRAYWHEGKLYYRGQVLVDKTEAVA; encoded by the coding sequence ATGGCACATCCTAAAAGAAAAACCTCGAAAACAAGAAGAGATAAAAGAAGAACTCATTACAAAGCTGTAGCTCCAACAATTGGAACTTGCGCAGTAACCGGTGAGGCACACTTAATGCACAGAGCTTACTGGCATGAAGGAAAATTATATTACAGAGGACAAGTTTTAGTAGACAAAACAGAAGCTGTAGCTTAA
- a CDS encoding carbonic anhydrase has translation MKAHTSETQATITPDKALEILKEGNERFVKNLKANRDLLSQVNDTRTGQWPFAVILSCIDSRTSAELIFDQGLGDIFSVRIAGNFVNQDILGSMEFGCNVAGSKLVVVLGHTKCGALKGGLDAASIKPLGMDNLNHLISHFNPIINNIINDGEERSSSNANLLERLNHHNVLNAIENIRKQSSTLKQMEQEGKIKIVGANYNVETGVVDFL, from the coding sequence ATGAAAGCACACACATCTGAAACACAAGCAACCATTACACCTGATAAAGCCTTAGAAATTTTAAAAGAAGGAAACGAGCGTTTTGTAAAAAATTTAAAAGCAAACCGCGATTTGCTGTCTCAAGTTAATGACACACGTACAGGTCAGTGGCCATTTGCCGTAATTTTAAGCTGTATAGATAGCCGCACATCTGCCGAATTAATTTTTGATCAAGGCTTAGGGGATATTTTTAGCGTTAGAATTGCCGGAAACTTTGTAAACCAAGATATTTTAGGATCTATGGAATTTGGCTGCAACGTTGCAGGTTCTAAATTAGTTGTAGTATTGGGGCACACAAAATGTGGTGCTTTAAAAGGTGGTTTAGACGCTGCATCAATAAAGCCTCTTGGAATGGATAACCTTAACCATTTGATTAGTCATTTTAACCCAATCATTAACAACATTATTAACGATGGCGAAGAGCGTTCGTCAAGCAACGCCAATCTTTTAGAGCGTTTAAATCATCATAATGTATTAAACGCTATTGAGAATATTCGCAAACAAAGCTCAACCCTTAAACAAATGGAGCAAGAAGGAAAAATTAAAATCGTTGGCGCAAACTACAATGTTGAAACAGGAGTGGTTGATTTCTTATAA